The Quercus lobata isolate SW786 chromosome 9, ValleyOak3.0 Primary Assembly, whole genome shotgun sequence region TTGGATGAATAAGAAGTTCTAGCTTGTCAAGAACTATGGTCCTGCACAAGTATTAGGTAATGGCATCTTTATGTTATGTTCGGTGCATATAGGAAGACAGAGTATAGTTCTATTACTAAACACAAAGAAATATGTTGCCCCTTAAGATATCTATTGATATATATTAAATGTACATGCTTTGACTTGTAATAATAATCAATCATATGGATATTTCTGTATCTTATTGGTTCACTTTGCAGGGGTCAAGATGTTGACACCCTGGCTTTTCACCATGAGAATATTTGTTGAATAAAgtagttgaataaaataaatattaatttaacgtTTTAAGTTATAGTGGCTTGTACATTGGATTAATCATTATGCATATTAAAATATCTGTTTCTATGGTTAATCAAAGTTCTCTGGTGCAGATAATGAGGGAGACTCTTATCTATTTGTCTCATCTTGATCATGAGGACACTGAAAAGCAGGTAAAGTATTATGATGGCAGCTGTTATTCTAATTTTCTATcagtaaaattttattagaaagaGGTGAAACCTAATTATACAAGTTGTATATGAAGAAAtcttctaaataaataaaattggatatcatTGAGGAAACCTACAAAACAAAGAGGAGACATTGTCAATCGCATTAAACCACTCGTACATTGCTAATGGCAGTTGTAATTTCTATCACTCTCTGAATCATAAGACACAGATACTGTTATGCTGTGTCTCTCTGAACCGTAATGGTGGTGGTAACAGCATGGAATTGTATCCTTAAACAGCTGTGAACATATTATCCTGTTTTGCGGTCCAATGATGAGAATGAATCATGTTCTAGCTGGTTTCCAGTTAGTCATATTGTTGAATAGGCAATTGTTTCTGATCTGttataggaaaaaatattttatggaccAGCAACTGAATGTATTAGTCAAAATATGtattatttcatttattaaattattattattgtataatTATCTTCAACATCTCCCCACCATGAGCCACTAATCATCCGTCACTCCCCTTAATAAAAAGTCGAGTCCTACACAGGGGTAAGACCGTTTTGATCGAGTGGTTAAGATGTAACCCAAAAACTGGTGCATTTAACTGTGAATAACCTCCTTTATGATACACTAATGTTGGTGCTTCTCTCTTTGTTCTTGTATACACAGATGTTGAAGAAACTAAGTAAGCAATTGAGTGGCGAGGATTGGACTTGGAACAACTTGAACACATTATGCTGGGCAATAGGATCTATATCTGGCTCCATGATGGAGGAACAGGTATGATTTACTCCATGTTCCTAGAAAAGAAGAGATTGGTTCTGGATTTGTTATGATGTATGAGAATTGTTTGTTTGAAATGAAATCTTGCTCCTCTCTTTTGGTAGTAATGTGTTATGGTAACCCTGCCCATATTCTTTCTCTATGGTACCTGTATTTTGTGAATGCTACCATTGGATTTTGTGAACTATCCATTATACACTGGGAGAATGGTTTATGGTAACTTTTCAACCTATAACCATctgttgtttttcaaaaatgttgTATACTTGGATAAATTTAATGGACGAAATATCTCCTAGTCTATTCAAGTTGATATTTGACTAGTGTGGCATGAGGAGAGCATGTACCTTATAGTCTAACTTTGGGCTTGGCATAATATAGGAAATAAACTCGTTGATCTATTATTTCTGTCAAACTTTTCCTATGCTAGAAAAACATGCATACAAGAGCCATTGATTTTTCTGATGCAAATGCTGTTTCCATTTTGTTGTTACATTTATCCATCAAACATGGTCCTTTTCTTCCACAATATTTGTATGGGTTCTAAAAATGTCTTGACATTTCTGACACCTTCACTATATTGGCAGGAAAACAGATTCTTGGTGATGGTCATTCGTGATTTATTGAATTTATGTGAAATCACAAAAGGGAAAGATAATAAAGCTGTTATTGCTAGTAACATTATGTAAGTATTCCTGGTGCAAAAGTTTATTGGGCATCTGCAACTGGCTCCCCAACAGCTCCTACAGTTACCCATTAGGCATACCACATTTTGGTGCTTCCATCATGCTATTagagtaattttttaaaatgaaatctCTTAGTTACTTGTCCATTAGGGTAATAGTGCAGTTTCTGAGTACAATGGCATGGTATGCCTTGATCGGTAATTGGGGGAACCAAGGACAAACTGATTGTAGGGAATATGTTCtatatttttggtatttgttgTTGCCTGTTTCAGATTTGTAATTGCCGGTTTTCTTGGCAGGTATGTTGTTGGGCAGTACCCAAGGTTTTTAAGAGCCCATTGGAAATTCTTGAAAACTGTTGTGAATAAGTTGTTTGAGTTCATGCATGAGACTCATCCAGGAGTTCaggtgattttattttatgatttttaatatCAGGATCTAGATGTTATTGCACCTAATAAGATGAGAAATTGTGTAATATATTAGCTCAGATGTCAACAATAAGATTTGGAATTTAATGTGGTCatacttgtttaaaatttgtgAAAGTTACATGTCCCatttttaactcttaaaatttttagatatgGAAGCTTTTTTTGGAAGGAGTATTGTTCTTTATGTTAAATATGATGCCTTGAGTAAATGTTAAGGTAAATTATATATGACAAATAATGATAGAATTGCATTGATTCCTAAGGCATAACTAAAGTAAGCACTAGTATCAGCATGTATCTGCAATTTTGCAGTGTTTACCCATGTTATGTTTTCAGTTCCTCTAATGTTCTCTTACGCTTAAGTATGGTTTTGCTTTGAGTTCTTGATAATTGTAAAGTTTCATGTTCTGGTATAAGATGCTAAGCCAGGGGCTAGAAGTAAACGAATGAGAGGTTCTGCATACATTCTTTAAATCTTTGAAAGCCATGAAAGatatacatttttaaatttattgctgtttttggcctttttttttttttttttcttccggGGGCCGGGGTGTGGTTGTTGTCAAGAAATTATGTATTAAGTCTATATCTGTGTTAAATGAGCTGTGGGGATTTTGTATGTGAACAATGCATATATCCACTATATATGACAGTTTGACTGCGTGTATGTCTGTATTTGTATCCTTGTCCCAGATGTGTCTGCATAAATATTGTACTTGTACATAATGTAGAATGTCTCTGTGGATTGTAATGTCGCATAAAAATTATGTCCTAATTTATTCGACAGAATAGAAAATGATTCCTGAAGTACAGTCTAAAAGTAGAAGATTtactgtttcttttctatctctacCCTTCTATTACCATTTTGTGTAACAATGGTCTTATTTGATTGAAAGCTTTGGACTGAATTAATGtcgccatatatatatatatatataaattgcatGGATTCCCCTTAAAACTTTCCTTAATACCAAATATTTGCAATTTGTGGTGTGTCTGTGCTGTGTCTGATTTCTGAATtgtctaatttaaaattaaacttaCGTTAATGAGTTGGGGATTCCCTTTTTGAACACAAACATTTTCAAAGATATGCCCAATTTTCAATCTGTCCtatatcccccccccccccccctttttctatttttatataaaattatatgttattattttatttgtgtgttattttttttttttgcatgttctTGCTTTATAAATCCATGTATTGAATTCATTTCAGGATATGGCCTGTGACACATTCTTGAAAATTGTTCAGAAGTGCAAGCGGAAGTTTGTAATTGTACAGGTAAcatttgcttttgaattttctaatttcaGTTGGTGTTGAAAACCTTGTTTATTTCTGGTACGGTGACCCATGTGTTTCTATTTGGCACTGTGCTCCCCCCATGCTCTTGCACAAAGGAGACTgccgcggggggggggggggagtggtTACTACACATTGATGATATGCGTCTCTTATTCTCAGGTTGGAGAGAATGAACCATTTGTCTCTGAACTTCTAACAGGCCTTCCGACAACCATAGCTGATCTTGAGCCACACCAGATTCATACGTTCTATGAATCTGTATGTATTTTATATGTCCTTACTAAATCTGTTAACAGAGGATTTATGCTAAATTTTActgtttctttctattttttattttcaggtTGGTCACATGATACAAGCGGAATCTGATCCCCAGAAGCGGGATGAATACCTTCAGAGGTTGATGGAGCTCCCAAATCaggtttgttttgatttggaatttgcttgtccaactctctctcttgcacacacacacagatacaCTCATACAATTTGCACAAGATGTCTTCCTAGCTTGTTGCTTAAGCTATTGCATGCCATTTCTTTTGATGCAGAAATGGGTTGAGATCATAGGGAAGGCGCGTCAAAGTGTTGATTTCCTGAAGGATCAAGACGTAATCCGGACTGTGCTTAATATATTGCAGGTGTTGCTTTCTAATCAACCTTGAAACTTCCATTAGATCTATTTGATTGTTGCTGTATGTAAGATACACATATAAACTAATCTATGAAGTTTTTTAATGGCTTTAAGAGGCTCATTGGTGCTTCAGATTAAATTTTAGTAATGGCAATTCCACTCTTTCGATTGGGCCCTGCCCCTAGCTGATCGGAATGTTTGGAGGAGTCTTAATCAGGGAATGGCAGGTATACAGATTGAGAGTAAAGCCTGTCCTGGTTGTGGGACAAGGGAACGGTTAAAGGGGTGCATCTGAAATATGCTAAATTGACACTGGTTTGAAAATTTCTGTTCATACCCTTGTGTGCATGTGTGAGATTGGGCTAGTTTTATTGtgcaaaattttatttgattcagTCATGTATGAGTTTCTTGTGGAACCAGTATGgggtccccccccccccccccacgaaatagtttttggttttctttattttataatgtcaGTGTCAAACTGAAGAGGTTTGTCTTGCTGGCCTCATGCGATCCATGAGGTGTGTTTGTGTAATGGGGGAGCTACACTTGCCTGGGGGATAAGTCAAGGCCCTCTTAAGAGTCCTGGACAccaattttaaccaaaaaaaaaaaaaaaattcaatgagaAGTGTGGTTTCTGTTGGGCTCTTTGGAAATTGTGGAATAGAAAGTTATGTTTGAGTGTTGTTTTTACTAGTCTTGGCTTTTTAGGTATGGGCAGGGTGAGGATTGGTGGGTATACCGGGTGGCTTGGTTGTGGGTAATATTAAGTGGGTTTTGAAATGATGCGCCACCTCTGGTATGCGGTTGTAAACTCTAAATGCTGTGAGAAGTGGCATGTTCTCCTTGCTGTATTACAGTAATGCACAATAGGACTCCGTGTCCATGATGGGGTAACTTTTCTTGCAGAAATCTTCCCATCATTCTCAAAGTATTCTTCTGTCTTCCTCTAGTGCCACGTTTCATTCTTTGACTTTTAAGGTTTAACCTGTTTTTCTCACTTACCAGTTTGTTTAATTGTTGGTAAGTTCATTGTCTGATGGATGATGTCTTATTTCGtacttttcaaatttcaaatgctCCTATATGACCGTTTTTAAGATGCATCTAAGAAGCTGTGAATTTATACACGACCttattgagaaaaatatattgtactaatttttgttgcaaATTACCTCGTTATTGTTTCTATTAAGAGCCTTCTCTGAAGAATTTTTTGTGTTGAAGAGCCTTCTCTGAAGAACTTTTCGTGTCCATTCAACTGagtgtttaatttgttactgTGGCGTTTGTCTTacagcttttttgttttttaaagtgCCTCTTGTGGAGTGTGTTTTGAAGAAGTCATTGTTGCTTTGCAGACAAATACTAGCGTTGCCAATTCACTTGGAACATATTTTTTATCTCAAATTTCTCTGATCTTTTTGGACATGCTTAACGTTTACAGGTATAGTTATCTACATTTATGTTTATAAAAGTTGGTTTTATTGCTGGTATTATCTAACGAGTGTTTAAATATTTGTAACAGAATGTACAGTGAGCTTATATCAAGTAGCATTGCAGAAGGAGGGCCCTTTGCATCTAAAACATCCTATGTGAAACTTTTACGGTAACATTTATGTTGATTCTCCTTTAGTTTGCCATGTAAGGCACATATCTTGTTTATCTTATCTTCAATATGATCCATGAATCAGGTCGGTTAAAAGAGAGACTCTTAAGCTCATTGAGACATTCTTGGACAAGGCAGAAGATCAACCACaaattggaaaacaatttgtGCCCCCAATGATGGATCCCGTTCTTGGTGACTATGCTAGGAACTTGCCTGATGCTAGGGAATCAGAAGTTCTCTCACTTTTTGCcacaataataaataagtaCGCAATCTTCTTCTCATGGTGTTGATTATGCAactttccttgtattttgttttttagataacttttcttgtattttgttaGGGAGACGCAAATGTGTTTCACTTGCAAATGACAATTTACTTGACTACAATTAATGATGGCATATATGCACTATTTTGAGTTggataaataaaacttttgtaTATTAACACGCCCCCTCCCAATAGAATTTGGAGGTAGAGATATTGGTGTACATGTTCAGAGAAAAGCGTAATTCTTAATTCTGTTGTACATTCAAATTTCCTTTTCCTATTTTAAGCCTTATGTCAACTGAACTTCAGCACTAAGGATTTCTGTGTTTTATTTCTTGTTCTGGATCTTCTGATCTTCTTGTTATAGGGATAAATTGACATTCCATCACCCTTGCAATATTTTCACTTTATTCTGATCCCTTGTTGCCTTACTGGGAGGCAGAGATCTTTTCTTATCTTAATGTTTCATTCTCCCCATCCTTCATATGTAGGTATAAAGCTGCAATGATTGATGATGTGCCTCGCATATTTGAAGCAGTTTTCCAATGCACATTGGAGGTCAGGATTTAgctaatatattttcttgtttaatATATCTTTTGTGGGGCTCTTTTAGAGCTCGGTGTTGATCACACTTTTCAACAGAGACCAAGATGTCCAACCAGTGTATGTGGTAATTACTTTACTACATAAACTGGTTGAACATTTTGGactgtattaaaaaaaaagctttaaaatGTTGCAAGTTCTCTCATGTAATGTCCTGGTATTGGTTTTTCTCaccattttgtttttatattggttttttatttatttatatattttagagtTTATGCATCCTTAATATTAAATGTCTTACCAACtgtaaagaaatatttttgcatGTTTTACTTGCACTAGGCTATGTGGCGACTGACGTGTTGTTTCTAAAGTCCTTTGTGCGTTGGTGATATGTATCATAGTGCAAATTATTTGAAACCATTAtgtgtaaatttaattttaaactgTATATCGTGCTTCAGTTGTTTGGCTAACATGCTAAGGATCTTTGTGCCACAGATGatcacaaaaaattttgaagattaCCCAGAGCATCGGCTCAAGTTTTTTTCATTACTTCGTGCAATTGCTACACATTGTTTTCCTGCATTGATTCGTTTATCAAGTCAGGtttgtgttaaaattttcttgtgTATCCGTCTTTTCACATTGTTTTTGAATCCCTGATATGATTAGTATCTCTTTTATGAGGTTTCCTGTGTACATAATTttattgcttattttttttgtttcatgttATTATGTTGTTTTAACTCATTCAAATGAGCTAACTTATtcttgtttctctctctctctctctctctctctctctttgttgtcCAGCAACTGAAGCTTGTCATGGATTCCATTATATGGGCATTTCGGCACACAGAAAGGAATATTGCTGAAACTGGGCTGAATCTTTTATTGGAGATGCTAAAGAACTTTCAGGTGttgtttacttattttattgGAAACCTGCTAATGTTTTATACTGCGGGATGCTAATagtatttttggtaaattttcaGAATTCCGAGTTTTGTAATCAATTCTACCAGTCATACTTTTTGCAAATTGAGCAAGAAATATTTGCTGTATTGACGGACACCTTTCATAAACCTGGTTTCAAGTTGCATGTCTTGGTGCTACAACACTTGTTTTGCCTGGTAATTATCTCATAATGCCTTAAATAGTTGAGAAGCATACAGTTACTATGATTGATCCCCCCCgccccacctttttttttttcttttcttttcttcaggTGGAGTCTGGTGGGTTGACGGAGCCGTTGTGGGATGTTGCCACAGTTCCTTATCCATATCCAAACAACACGATGTTTGTTCGTGAGTACACAATAAAACTTCTGAGCACTTCATTCCCCAACATGACTGCAGCAGAGGTATATAGTAAAGAAGCTTGATTCCCCACCCcatcccccccacccccccccccgggGGGTTCCTTTTTGCCTTTTTCCCTCGATTGCATATGACTAATTTGAAAGGGAACTTTCAGGTCACGCAATTTGTGAATGGACTGTTTGAGTCAAGAAATGAGCTCTCTGcatttaaaaatcatataagaGACTTTCTTGTGCAGTCAAAAGAGTTTTCAGCTCAGGTAAGGATCTGTTCTTCTCTGCTATATTCGTCCTTTTAAAGATTAAATGGCTgtcttttattgaaaatattagtTTTCGTGTGGTGATTGAGAGTTTCATTTTTGCACAAGTCACTTGAGGCAGTGcttatttctaattttaaagCTTATGATCAAATGATaggtttatataatataaactataaaagGTTATAATGGAAATTGtggaaatttcaaaaagttaagTCAGTCTCAATGGTATGAGGGACCAAATTAGTTAACCAAAAAGGTTCAACTCAGGAAAATAGTTTGTGCATTACAAATgttgctttattttttaaaccaagtGATGTGGTTCTTAGTTGTTACCTTAAGCGTATAATAGCCTTGTGTGAATTTGGTTTTGagtaaaataacataatttactCGCTAGTGGATGGTTAAAACATCCATAATGTTAAAATGGAACAATTAAGTGTAGGGGttatatttgggtttttattttttaaaagtccaGAGTAAGGCTGTTTGAAATATATAATAGGCTTTGTAGTTTACTTGGTGTTTGGATTTGTGATCTGTTATGTTTTGCTTTGAACAATTTGACTTCTTTGTCTTAGcaatattttttacttcaaattGTACTGACAATGGGTGTGTGTTCTGTGAATGCTTATTTTCGTGCAGGACAACAAAGACCTTTATGCAGAGGAGGCTGCTGctcagagagaaagagagcgaCAGCGGATGCTTTCCATTCCAGGGCTTATTGCACCCAATGAGATACAAGATGAGATGTTGGACTCATAAATGGCTGACGCTGATGTGAATCTAATGTCATGGACTTCTATAACTCAAGAGTTGCAAGTGGGCACCTTGATTCATTTTTACCAGATTCTGTGGATAAGAGCAGAAAAGAGCAATTTTCCCTATGTGTCCCTCCTGTTCCCCAGAGTTTTCTTGTTGAACCTTGTATAAATCAGTAAGGTACCTGGGTGCAATGGTTGGGCTGCCGGCGATACCGCCTATTGGTGGCTGTGTGTAGGTTATTTAGTTACTAATGGTAGGGGGATAAAAAGAGTCATTATACGGGTTTTGCTGGATCCAGCTTAATATTTGTATTGGCAGGATGAGATGCAGACAGTTTAAATGGCTCCTTTGCAAGTATTGATGATTCATCTTTAGGTGTAACGTATACTAACCCTGGGGGGTTGTGTAGAAATTCAATCGGTTTTTATTGATAGAATGTGatatgttttggtgtttggtttaAGGGCTTCTTTCTCCCTACtatttaaaagtttttagtGAACTCCCAAGTACTGATTGCACTTGATGTATGGCATTCTATTGCTTCTGATTTTATCATattaatttgggttttattttttatttttttatttatttatttatttattttttttgacagTAATATTAGTCCGGACTCTAGAGTTCTTCAAATGTCTATGCCTTAAATCTGTCAATTCAGTAACTGGTGTATGTAGTCACAGAAATTCAAGCAGATTGGAACTTTGAAGGACTAAATGTCAGTTAGATATTTGGCATGCTGTTtcgttattattatttatcaaaactCAGTGTCTTTGTGGTTCTGAGTAGTTCCTATCATTTAGCCGGAGAAGAAAATTTATACCCTAGGCGGAAATGGAGAGGAGAGACCGTGGACTATGGGAGTTAAAAGAAATATGTAGAGGTTTAAGCCaggaacaaaaaataatagataGGTTGGACGGTGAAGAAGCAACCTCTGAAAAGTAGGGGTAGGGCTGTTCACGGGTCGGGTTGGCTCGGGTTTGGGCCTGACTCGGACTCGACCCGATTGGATTAGGGTACCAAAAGTGTGACCCGCAACTGACCCGCTATATGGGTCAGACCTGGTGGTTCGGGTCATTAGTTGAACGGGTCGGATTCCTCGGGTAGGCGGGTTTGGGTTTCGAATTGGGCTAAATTTGTgaatttggatgatttttttttgaactcaTCTTTGATCCAACAAATCAAATCAAGACAATTAGGGTTTCGTATTTGAATCCAATCACttggtctattttggtcccCTAATCTTTGAATCAAACAGAAAAGTATAGAATCAAGCACATGCAACTCTAGGGCAGTACGACTAAGCAATCTATAAGTTGAACAAGATGAACTCctaattatcaataaattaaactagaTTAAAAACccatatctcaaaaaattaaacaagatGAAATGTCCATAtctcaaaatagagaaaaagatagatgaaaaaggaagaaaatatatCTGAGGTTGAGAGTCTTGAGACTAAAAGCTGATTTGTGAGCAACTGAGCATGAGAAGGCTTTAACCCATGGTGCAAAGTGAGGTGAAGCCGTGAGCTCATGACTGTGGAATGGTGATGAGGTGGCGGCCAACTAGGGTTTGGAAAGGAGTGTATTCGTGGAGGTGGAGGGTATGGAGTGAGAGGTTGAGAGTTGAGACTAGAAACTTAAGATTGAGAGCAGAGAGAAAGGAGACTGAGATTGAGAGTAGAGAGACTTGAGAGTTGAGATTGAGAGTAGAGAGAA contains the following coding sequences:
- the LOC115960936 gene encoding protein EXPORTIN 1A; protein product: MYSIFMVQLQVILPSTTNIPEAYAHGSSEEQAFIQNLALFFTSFYKFHIRVLEATQENITALLMGLEYLTNISYVDDTEVFKVCLDYWNSLVLELFESHHNIDNPAVAAANMMGLQMPMLPGMVDGIGSQILQRRQLFAIPMSKLRMLMICRMAKPEEVLIVEDENGNIVRETMKDNDVLVQYKIMRETLIYLSHLDHEDTEKQMLKKLSKQLSGEDWTWNNLNTLCWAIGSISGSMMEEQENRFLVMVIRDLLNLCEITKGKDNKAVIASNIMYVVGQYPRFLRAHWKFLKTVVNKLFEFMHETHPGVQDMACDTFLKIVQKCKRKFVIVQVGENEPFVSELLTGLPTTIADLEPHQIHTFYESVGHMIQAESDPQKRDEYLQRLMELPNQKWVEIIGKARQSVDFLKDQDVIRTVLNILQTNTSVANSLGTYFLSQISLIFLDMLNVYRMYSELISSSIAEGGPFASKTSYVKLLRSVKRETLKLIETFLDKAEDQPQIGKQFVPPMMDPVLGDYARNLPDARESEVLSLFATIINKYKAAMIDDVPRIFEAVFQCTLEMITKNFEDYPEHRLKFFSLLRAIATHCFPALIRLSSQQLKLVMDSIIWAFRHTERNIAETGLNLLLEMLKNFQNSEFCNQFYQSYFLQIEQEIFAVLTDTFHKPGFKLHVLVLQHLFCLVESGGLTEPLWDVATVPYPYPNNTMFVREYTIKLLSTSFPNMTAAEVTQFVNGLFESRNELSAFKNHIRDFLVQSKEFSAQDNKDLYAEEAAAQRERERQRMLSIPGLIAPNEIQDEMLDS